The nucleotide window GGTGCCGCAGGCGCTCGCGGCCAGCTGGGGTGATGGACAGGACCTGCTTAGCACGGCCCCGCGCGCCTTGGGCCACTGAACGAGTCACTAGGCTGCGGCGCTCTAGGCGGGTGAGGGCTGGGTAGAGTGTGCCCTCGCTCAGGGTGGCGCCGGGGCCGGAGAGCTGGATTATGCGGCGGCGCAGCTCGTATCCATGCAGTGGGCCGTCATCCAGGAAACCTAGGATCTGTAGCTCAAGCATACTTATATCATACTCATAAGTTACCTCTAATCGATTTAAAAGGATGGTGCACGATATGCTGGCACGCAAGCAAGGTCAGGAGACCCGTCGTTTATGAGCAGCAGCATCGAGTTCGAGGCCGTCACCAAGCAGTACCCCGGCGTCGCCACGCCTGCGGTTTCCAGCTTTTCCGCCAAGTTGGCCGCCGGATCTACCACGGTTCTTCTGGGTTCCTCCGGCTGCGGCAAAACCACCCTGCTGCGCATGGTCAACCGCATGGTGGAGCCAACCAGTGGCCGTGTGCTGGTGGATGGGCAGGACGTGCTCGGCCAGAACCCTGTCAGCCTGCGCCGCTCTATCGGCTACGTCCTGCAGAACGCGGGGCTGCTGCCACACCGCCGCGTCCTAGACAACATCACCCTGGTGCCCCGGCTCAACGGGGAGGACCGTACCACCGCCACCGAGCGCGCCTACGAGCTGATGGATCTGCTGGGCCTGGACCGTGCCCTGGCCAAGCGTTACCCGCACGAGCTCTCCGGCGGGCAGGCCCAGCGCGTCGGCGTGGCGCGCGCCCTGGCAGCCGACCCGGGTGTGCTGCTGATGGATGAGCCCTTCGGCGCCGTGGACCCGCTGGTGCGCCGCGAGTTACAGGCCGAGCTGATCCGCCTGCAGGCCGAGCTGGCTAAGACCATCATCTTTGTCACCCACGACGTCGGGGAGGCCTTAGCCTTGGGTGACGAGATCATCCTGCTGCGCAAAGGTGCGGATGTCGCCCAGCGTGGCACTGGCCCCGAGCTGCTGGCGGCTCCCGCCGATGACTTCGTGGCGCGCTTCCTGGGGCTGGACGACGCCGACCGGCAACTCAACCTTCTGGAGGTAGCTGGGCAGCGGGTGGTGGCTGACGCAGCCGGGCGCGCTATCGGCCGCGTAGCCCCGGCCCACAGCTCCCGGTTGCCGAAGGGCATCGCATGAGCTGGCTGCTGGCCAACCTTCCGGATGTGGGGGAGCTTCTGCTCGCCCACCTGGCCCAGGCGGTGCCTGCTATCGCCGCCACTCTGCTGCTAGCCATACCTCTGGCCCGGCTGGCCCAAGAGGTACGCCCCCTGCGTTCCATGCTGGTGGCTGGGTCGTCATTGTTCTACGCAATCCCCTCCTTGACGCTCTTCGTGATCCTGCCGATCATTCTGGGCACCGGTATCCGTGACCCGCTCAACGTCGTCGTGGCACTCACCCTCTACGGCCTAGCCCTGCTGCTGCCAGCCACCGTGGCTGCCCTGGAGGCCGTGGACTTGCGCGTCGTTGATGCGGCTGCCGCCATGGGCATGGGATCAGCCCGCCGTTTCCTGACTGTGGAGCTACCGCTGGCCGGGCCCGCGATCGTCGCGGGGCTGCGCGTGGTCACCGTCTCCACCATCTCCCTGACCACTGTGGGAGCGGTGCTGGGCGTGTCCAGCCTGGGGCGGCTCTTCACTGATGGTTTCCAACGGGGCCTGGTCGCGGAGATCGTCACTGGCATGGTTGTCACCGTTTTGCTGGCCCTGCTGCTTGACGGTCTGGTGGTGGCCACCGGTTGGCTGGCCTTGCCGTGGACCCGACGGCGGCGCAGCGCTGTCGATGACACAGGGGAGATACGGGCATGAACTTTGTTGCTGACGCCCTGACCTACATCATTGACCCCGCGCACTGGCACGGCCCCCTGGGGATTGGTCGCCTCCTGGCCCAACACCTGGGCTACTCCATGCTGGGCGTGCTATTCGCCTCCCTTCTGGGCGTGCCCTTGGGCTGGTGGGTGGGACACAGTCGCCGCGGGCGCAGCCTGGCCGTGGCCACCTCAGGGGCAGTGCGCGCTCTGCCCACCCTGGGCCTGGTCACACTCCTGGGGCTGCTGCTCGGCATTGGGCTGACGGCGCCACTGCTGGCCTTCGTGGTGCTGGCTGTGCCCTCCGTCCTAGCAGGCGCCTACACTGGCGTGGAAGCAGCTGACCCGGTGGCTGTGGACGGTGCGCGCGCCAGCGGTATGAGTGAGCTGCAGGTGCTCACCCGCGTGGAGGTGCCCCTGGGCGCGCCACTGCTGGTAGGTGGCCTGCGCTCAGCTAGCCTGCAGGTGATCGCGACGGCAACCTTGGCCGCGTATACGGGTGCCGGAGGGCTGGGACGCCTTATGTTCCTGGGGTTGAATACCCAGAACTACGCTATGGTGCTGGCCTCATCGCTGTTGGTTATCGGCCTGGCCCTGCTCTCTGAGACCTGCTTCACCTTGATCCAGCGTGCCGTCACACCGGCAGGCGCAGATACCCGGAAGGAATCCTGATGACCGTCACGCCCAAGCTTGACGCCCTGAACCGTTCCGCTGGCATCCGCAGCCAATCACAGCCGTCAAAGCAGCTGGTGCTTCCCAGCCGTCGGGCTGTCATGCTGGGCGCTGGGGCGCTGAGCTTGGGCCCGGTGCTAGCGGCCTGCAGCCGCAAAGACCCCTTTGCCGCCAGCCGCTCCACGGAAGGGACCGCCAACGGCACCCTGACTGTGGGTTCATCCCAGTACTACTCCAATGAGATCATCGCTGAGCTCTTCGCCCAGATGCTGGAGGGCACTGGCTTCAAGGTGGACCGCCAGTTCCATATTGGCCCGCGCGAGGTGTTCCTGCCTGAGGTGGAGATGGGCAAGATTGACGTGATGCCGGAGTATGGCGGCAACCTGTTGCAGTACTACGACAAGTCTGGCACCGCCACGGACGCTGACTCCGTGCACAAGGCGCTGCTGGGTGGGGTGCTGCCTAAGGACTTGACTGTGCTTGACGCTGCCGCGGCCACTGACCAGGACTCCTACACGGTCACGCGCGCCACTGCGGAGCAGTACGGGCTGGTTTCCATGGAGGACTTGAGCAAGCTGGGACGCCGGTTGAAGATGGCGGCCAATGCCGAGTTTGCGACTCGCCCCTACGGCCCCGACGGCCTCAAGAGCGTCTACAACGTGGAGGTGGAGGTTACCCCGGTGGGGGACTCGGGTGGCCCACTGACGGTCAAGGCACTCACTGACGGCACCGTGGACGTGGCCAATATCTTCACGGCCTCGCCAGCGATCAAGGAGAACGACCTGGTGGTCTTGTCTGATCCCAAAGCCCTTATCCTTCCTGAGCAGGTAACACCCCTGGTCAACGTTTCTGTGCCACTGGCGGCGGTCAGTGCGATCGGCAAGGTGACGGCGCAGCTCAGCACGGAGGAGTTGCAGGCGCTTAACACCCGCTCCACCAAGGAGCAGTTGGATGCCGCCAAGATCGCTAAGGATTGGCTGACTGCCAAACACCTCCTAGCTTGACCTGACTCTTGACCTGGTTAGTGCCCCACAGGCACTACTGGCCGCCGGTCATGTCCGCCGCTGGACACCTAGCCTGATGTGCCCCTTGTCGCCACTCTCCTTCACTGTGAGCGGGCGCGTTTGCGGTTGTGATCGGTGCGGCGCTATCCACCCGCTGAGAGCGGCTCACTCAACCCAGGCTGGTGGAAGGACGGCGGCCCTCACCAAACGCCCGACTGGTCCAAGCCACCCCCACGCTTGCACCCAGCACCGTTAGGGCCAGCAAGAACGGAGCCAAATGCCACCAGCTGTACAACGCCGTCGCCAGCACGGGCGCGAAGATCCAGGTAGTTGCACCTGTCGCGTTCAGCACACCAGCCACGCCACCTTGCTCGGCGGCACTAACCGCCAAGGAGCCACCAGCGGTGAAGCCAGGCCCCACCATGCCCCCACCTAGGCCGACGACGAAGGTCGCCGCAACCATCACCCACAACACTGGAGCCCAAGCCAGAACCCCTAGACCTAAGAAGGCTAGCAGGACACCAACCCGCACCAGCCGCCGAGGCCGCCAAGCCAGCCTGGGCACCAGCACCAGCTGCGAGAGCATCGCTCCGGCCGCATTGGCCAGCAGCATCACAGCCGTCAGCGGTACCGCCTGTTGGGAGCTGAGCGCCAACCGGTCTTGCACAATGAAACCCGCGATGATCTGCACCACCCCGGAGGCAAAGAACATCCCGAAGGCCGCGCCAAGCCACGGCAGCACACGCCGGTCGCTCCAGGAGACGCGGGGCGGCAAAGGAGCTTTGCATGGTGCAGGGGGCGCCTCCACCACAGCAGTCACCGACGCTGCCGCGTTCGACGCCGTCGCCCGCCCGCCGTCGCGCGGAATCCACGCCAGCCCAATCAGCAGAGCCAACACCACGAACAACGGTGTGGCGTGCACTGGCGCGTAGATAGACCACGCGCCCAGCAAAGAGGAGACCACCGAGCCCACCACGATCGACAGCTGCACCGCCCCCGAGAAGGCCGACATGCCGCGCACCCGCTCAGCCTCAGAAGGCGTGATCTCAGCGATCAACGCCTGCCCGGTGGGCGGGATTGCCGCCACCGCACCACCAAAGAAGGGACCGCGTGCCACTACCACAGCCACCGCCGTCGCCAAGCCCCCCAGACGCCCGGCCGCTCGCAGCCACACTGCGGAGGAGAACAAGCAGCCCGCCACCAGGGCCAGGCTCAGAGCCAGTAGCAACACCCGCCGTCGCCCCCAGGAGATGGAGCGTCTCCCCCAGAACTGGGACAGCAAGGTGACTGCCAACGCTGCCACGGAGACTGCCAGGCCCACCACCCACTCGCGCAGCGCCAGGGCCCGCGCCAGGGGCGCGATAGACACGTTCAGCATGTTCTGTGCCACATAGGTGAATAAGCAGACGGCCAGTAGCGCACGCAAGGTCGGGTTGGTGCGCAGCGGAGAGCCCTCGTTCCGGCTCCAGGCCAGGGCCGACATGGTGGGACTGGATACGGCAGAACCCGAAAGTGTGGAACTGGCCTGGGCTGAATCGGTGTTCGGGCTGGTAGGAGAGTCGGGCACCCGAGCACCTTAGTCCCTTCCGTGCCGGAAGCCTCAGCGGCGGAGCCAGTGCTTCACCCGCCAAGCGGCAGCGCCGGAGATCGGCCTCCAGGTCTCTGCCGGATCGGTTAGCGGGCCCGGGCACCATTGGCTGGCGTCAATTTGCGGCGCGCGCACCACCAGGCTGTCGTCCAAGGCCGCAGTGGCACCGCGAATATCTAGATCCAGCTCTGTGACCAACAGGTCGTCAACCAGCCCAGCACCCAGCGCCTGTTCATAGACTGAGCCGCCACCAATCACCCACACGCGTGGCAGCTGGCGATATGCACCGTCGCGTGGATCAGGCAGATTCTTTGCGACGACGTCGTGCGCCGCCTCGGCCAGTGCCTCCTCAAGGTTGCGCGCCATCCGCACCTGTGTGGTCACCGCAGGTGGTACGGCGGGGGCAGCAGCGTCGGCTGGCGCCACACCGCCACCTGGCGTCCCCTCCACCACGACCGGATGCCAGTTCTCGCGGCGCGAGAGCACCAGGTTTAGTCGGCCCGGCAGGGGACGGCCCCCCAATGACTCCCAGGTGGTGCGTCCCATGACGACGCCACCCCCCAGGGTCGCCGCCTTGAAATGCCGGAAGTCAGCGGGCACCCGCCACAGCATCCCGCCGTCGGCACCAAGCACCCCATTGCGGTCCTGAGCCCAGATCGCGCCCACACGCATCGCACGCGCCTGGCGCACAGAGTCCTGCGCTACAGCCTGATCTGATCTCAACGCCGCGCCTGCCCCGCTCACACCGCCACCGGAGCTTTGATCGTGGGGTGGTGCTGGTAGCCCTCGGAGGCGTCAATGTCATCCATGCCGTAGCGGTCAATGGACTGGGCCTGCTTGAGCCGCAGCACCGGGAAGGGATAGGCGGCGGGCACCCGGGAGAGCTGCTCGCGCACCTGCTCCAGGTGGTTGTCGTAGATGTGGCAGTCCCCTCCGGTCCAGATCAGTTCGCCCACCTCCAGGCCCGCCTGCTGGGCAAGCATGTGGGTGAGCAGTGCGTAGGAGGCCAGGTTGAAGGGCACGCCCAGGAACAGGTCGGCGCTGCGCTGGTAGATCTGTAGGCTGAGCCGTCCCTGCGCCACGTAGCACTGGAAGAAGGCGTGGCAGGGGGCCAAAGCCATCCGGTCCAGCTCGCTGACGTTCCAGGCGGAGACCAGCATGCGGCGCGAGTCGGGGTCACTGTGCAGCGTGTCGATGAGCCTTGCGATCTGGTCGATCGTGCCACCGTCGCGGCTGGGCCAGGAGCGCCACTGCGCGCCGTAGACCGGGCCGAGTTCGCCCTCGGCGTCCGCCCACTCGTCCCAGATGGTGATGCCCCGCTCCTGCAACCAGCGCACGTTGGTGGCCCCCTGCAAGAACCATAGCAGCTCACCCTTGACAGCCTTCATCGCCACGAACTTGGTGGTGATGCGCGGAAAGCCAGCGGACAGGTCATAGCGCAGCTGGCGGGCGAACAAGGAGCGCGTGCCGGTGCCGGTGCGGTCCCCCTTGGGGGTGCCGTGGGTAAGGACCTCCGCCAACAGTTCCTCATAGGCCACGTCCACGCCGTCGGGCGGGGTCAGGCCCAGGCCAGCTAGGGCAGGGTAAGGCTGTGTGCTCACGAGGCCACGTTATCGCGTCTGCCGTGCCCTGCCGTACCTAGAGGTAGCAGGCGCCGAGCCCGGGTCCCGCACCCGCTAAGGGGTGCGAGTTCAGCATCTCAGATCGTGACGACGTCGTGCCCGTCTTCCAGCAGCTTGGCCGGGCCGAGGGCCGCCGTCGTGCCCTCAATGATCTCGTTTGCTAGGGCCCGCCCGCCACTCCAACCGATGATCGCACCGATACCGAAGGGCAGCAGACGGCCTAGAGCCAGTGCCCCGGTTTTGGTGGCCTGCCGCTTGGACAGGCGCTTGGCTAGGTCCTTGTTCACGGTACGCACTGTGGGTATGGGCATCTGGGCGAGCATCTGCGCGGCCCAAAACAGTGTGGACAGGCCCAGCTGTCCTTGCACGGCTTCCGCTCCCTGCTGCCCCAGCAGGGAGGACATGACCAGGGCGCGGCGTCGTTCGGGGTCTACCACGCGCAGCCCGTGCAGCTCGGCCACGGAGAGCACATAGGTGACGGCGGAGGCCAAGAACATGCCGGTCTGGCCCACCGTGAGGGCGGTGGCGGTGCCGGTGCCGACAGCGGGCAGGGCAGCCGAGGCGCCTACCGCGCCGGAGGTCAGGCCAGCGTCGCGCCGGAATCGAGCCCCGGCCAGGTCAATTAGTTCAGCGGTGGTGGCCCAGGGATGCTCGGCACGCATACGTGCTACCCGGTCGGCTACGCGGTTGGCGGGGATAGCTAGGGCCTTGTCCAGGGCGGCGTCCAGATTGCTTGCCATTGTGGTCTCCAGGGTCAGGCGTCCGGGTCGTCCAGGAGCGCGAAGGTGAAGGGTGCGCCCTTTTCGAGAGTGTGGCCTACGGTGCAGTTACGGTCAATGGCGCCTTCAGCCTGTGCGTTCAGCTGACGCAGCTGTGCGGTGTCCAGTCCAGACAAGTCCGTGACCATCTCGACGGTGAAGGACTCGTAGCGCTCCTCGGGGTCGTTTTTGATTGAGCTGCATACGACGTTGGCGTCAAAGTCAGCGCCCAGGATGCGGGCCAGGCGGTGGTCAGCTGACAGGGAGTTGCAGGTGGCCAGGGCCAGCTTGAGCAACTCACCGGGGGAGAACTCGCCCGGCCCCATGCCGATGCGCACGGTGGCACCGCGATCATTGTGACCCAAGTACTGGCGCGTGCCGCTGCGCTCCGCCCAGACGGCGTTGGCTGGCAGCACGGTCTGCGCGACGTGACGCGAGTCGTTTGAACGGGTCTGTTCGGCTGCGGGCTGGGGGTGTGCATGACTCATGGGTTGATCGTGCCATGCGCGACCAGACAGTGGCGACCACTCCCACCGGCAGTGGGGGAGCGGTCGCTTGCTGGGAGCGGGCGGGGTGCTTGTGTCAGGCCTTGGCTTCCAGGTACTCCTTGGCTCGGCGTTCCTCATCGCGTACGACGCGTGAGATCTGCCCCATGGCCTTGTCTTCGATGCTCTTGCCCACCAGTGGCACGGTCACGCGCAGGTCCAGCTTGAGTTCAACGGTGGTGCTGCCGGAGCCGGGAACCATGCGCATGGTGCCAGCTGCTTTAACGGGGGCACCCTTCACCTTGACCGTGAGGTTGCCGGAGCGGGTGCCGTCAGCGGCAGGCCCGGACCAGGTCTCCGTCAGTGTGAAGGCGACGGCGGAGCGCACGAAGCGGCTGGCCGCGGCGGGCAGACGCGACGGGGGCACCGCACCGCTGAGGGTGGCGGCGAAGCCCTCACCCTGGGAGGCCACCTGGCAGTCCAGGTTCTCAGGGCCGAAACGCTCAATACGGCCACGCTGGAAGACTGGGTCAGACAGCATCGCAATGACGGCGTCGGCGTCGGCAGGGTACGTAATCGTTTGGGTCGACTGCATGGGCATGATCTTGCCATGCCTGCCGCCATGATGCTCGGTCAACGGGCCTGGCCTAGGGGCGGCTAGGCTTTTGCTGTGCCGATTTTCCTACCTGCTGCCGTGCGTGGAGCCATCGACTTAACTGACGCGGAGATGGATTGGCTCCACCGGCTCATCGCTGACTGGCAGCTGATCTCTGACCTGTCCGTGGCTGACCTGGTCCTGTGGGTGCCCTCCCGCGCCCGGCGTTTTATCGCCATCGGCCACTGCCGCCCCTCTACCGGGGCGACAGTCCACCTGGACGACGTCGTCGGCCGTAAGCTCCCGGCCGCCCGCGAGAACGCGGTGCTGGAGGCACTGACCACCGGTGAGATTCAGATGTCAGCGGAGCCGTTCTGGACGGGGCAGGCTTCCGTGCTGGAGGAGTACGTGCCGGTGCGCATGGGCGATGAGGTGATCGCCGTGATGACCCGGGAGAGTTCGGTGGGCGTGATCCGCGCCGGCCGCCTGATGGACGAGTCGCAGGAGTCCCTGGCCGCCGACCTGTGCAGTATGGTCTCCCAAGGCACCTTCCCGATCACCGGCGCGGGCACCACCTTGCGGCACGGCACCCCGCGTGTCTCTGACGGCTTCCTGCGCCTAGACGCGGAGGGGCGCGTGGTCACGATCAGCCCCAACGCAACCTCCTGTTTCCACCGCTTAGGTGTGCGTGGTGACATGGAGGGCCTGGTTCTAGCGGAGGCAGTAACCACGATCATCCCTGAGCGCACCCAGGTGGATGAGACCTTGGCGGTGGTGTTGATGGGGCGCCAGGCTTGGCTCACGGAGGTGGAGGCCGGGGGAGTGTTTTTGACTGTCCGCGCGGTCCCGTTGATGATTGGTCAGGAGCGCTCTGGGGCGCTGCTGCTGGTGCGTGACGTTACGGAGCTGCGGCAGCGCGAACAGGTCCTGTTGAATAAGGACGCCACCATCCGCGAGATTCATCACCGGGTCAAGAACAACCTCCAGACTGTCTCCGCCTTGTTGCGCATGCAGGGGCGGCGGGCAACGAATGATGAGACCCGGGAGGCGCTGGTTGAGGCTGAGCGGCGTGTCTCCACGATCGCCACAGTGCACCAGGCGCTGAGTCATAACGTGGATGAGGAGGTGGACTTTGATGAGGTCTTTGGCCAGGTGCTGCGCATGGCGGCGTCCGTGGCTACCCCTACTGGGCAGGTGTCCACCTGTATCGAGGGCTCGTTTGGGACCGTTGATGCGGATACCGCCCAAGCCCTGGCCACCGTCTTGGCGGAGCTGGTGACGAATGCGGTGGAGCACGGTTTTGGGGGCCGTGACGGCAAGGTGACGGTGCGGGCGCAGCGTGAGGCCGACGGCGCCCTGGTGGTGCACGTGGTTGACGACGGCGACGGCGTGCAGGAGGGCAGCATTATGAGCGGCCTAGGCACGCAGATCGTCAAGACGTTGGTGCGTGGCGAGTTGCGCGGCACCATTGACTGGCGGCAGGCGGAGGGGGGCGGCACCGACGTCGTCATTCACGCGCGGTTGCACGCCTAGGTTTAGTAGCCGGGCGCAGGCTTGGTGTCTGCCGTATGCGTGGGTGGCTCAGGAGGAGCGGCGGGCGCGGGCAGCACGGCGCTTGAGGGAGCGGCGCTCGTCCTCGCTCATACCACCCCAGACGCCAGCGTCCTGACCGTTCTCCAGGGCCCATTTCAGGCAGGTTTCCGCGACCTCGCAGGTGGCGCAAACTGCCTTGGCCTGGGAGATTTGCGCGATAGCCGGACCAGTGTTACCGATCGGGAAGAAGATCTCGGGGTCGACGTTGAGACATGCAGCCTTGCTACGCCAGTCCATGGCAATCCCTTCAGGTCAGTTAGTCAGGAATCGCGTCCAAGGGAGTCCTGGGGGTGAACGTCGTGGGCGCGTCGGGACAACTTTCACATGTGCCCTTCAGGCTTAACAAGGGGTCAAGACTGAGACCTCCGACCTTTCCCCGGTGTTCCTCCTCACAAGGCAGCAGGTGTGTTGCGAAGAGACCTCCCGATTCGCGTTGAAATGACGGCGAAAACCCGCGCTTACTGGAGGTTGGAATAGTTCCTGACCGGTATGAGTGCTCCGTTGACTTGACCAAATTGTTATGCATCCAAGGTTCTAGGAGCCGGTGTGGGCTCCTTGTGCAATGTGTCAGGCAACGCAATTTGTACCGCCAGGACCGTCCCTCTGGAGACCAGCACCCCCCGCCCTGGCAGAGTGGGCCGCCGGGCGTCACAGGCAGGCCGTAGGTTCACCCCGGCCAGTTGGGAGGCAGGTCCGACTAGTGGCCACAAGGTCACCAGGTCGGCGCGTTCACGCAACAGGTGCATGGGGCCCCGGTAGGAGCTGAAAGCCCGCTCAGTGGTTGCTGAGGCCAGAACCTGCACGCCTTGACAGATCGCGGCCTCCACCTGTTGGGCGGTGCCAGGATCGGCTAGGTCCAGGTCATCGCAGACCAGCGCAGTAGGCCCTGCTGCTTGCGCGAGCGCTGCCAGGGCCGTGCTGCGTCCGGAGCCCGGAGGCCCAACCACCAGCACGCAGCGTTCAGCTGGTGCTAGCAGCGGCTCAGCTAGGTCGCCGCCAACCCCCCAGGCGCCAGTGGGCAGCGCCGCCTGGAGAAGTTTGCCTGGTAGCGGCTGGAGTCTGAGTGGTGGCGTCTGCTGCCCAGTTCTGCCAGGTTCCTGGGCGGCCTGAAGCTCTGAGCGTGTTGGCAGCAACACTTGGCAGGCCAGCACATCGTCGCCGTCCAGCACCACTCCACGGCCCGCACCTTTGCCAGTCTGCACCCCCCGGGGAAGGCCTGCCGTGGCGGCGTGGAAGGGCTGGCTGGCGCCCATCACTAAGCGTAGTCCCAAGGAGCTTGCCCACCGTGAGGTGGCGGCGTTCAGTGGGGCAGAAAGCATTAGGGAGGTGCCAAAGGCTGGTGCCGCGCGCAGCAGGGAGCCCAGCAGGCTGGTTCCCTCACCAATGCCAAGCTGCTCATCGACGGCGGCAATCACATGATCGACGTCGTCCACCAGCAGCAGGGAGCGTCCAAGCCCACCCGTAGCGGCGAGCTGCAGCAGCCGCGTGACCCGGCGCGGGTCGTCCAGGCCAGCCATCGTGCCCAATCTGGGTAGATTCCTCAAGTCAGTCAAGCATCCCGTACGCTCCACAGCGCCGTCACCCTGAGCTAATCCCTGAGCTAGTCCTTTAGCTAGTCCCTGAGCTAATCCCTGTGCTAGTTCCTGGACGGTGCCTCTGCTACCGGACTGCGGCAGCCCAGATATGCCCCCAAGCATGTGTACCTGCTCGCCACGGGCCAAGGCCGCCGCTCCAGCAGACCACAAGGCAGTGGAACGGCCCGAGCCAGGGCTGCCTAGCACCAGCAGCGGGCGGTTCTGGTCCCAACGCCACCAGCCCAAGGACTGCTGCTCTGGCAGGTCGGTGCGCGCCAGCAACAGCC belongs to Actinomyces trachealis and includes:
- a CDS encoding ABC transporter permease, translated to MSWLLANLPDVGELLLAHLAQAVPAIAATLLLAIPLARLAQEVRPLRSMLVAGSSLFYAIPSLTLFVILPIILGTGIRDPLNVVVALTLYGLALLLPATVAALEAVDLRVVDAAAAMGMGSARRFLTVELPLAGPAIVAGLRVVTVSTISLTTVGAVLGVSSLGRLFTDGFQRGLVAEIVTGMVVTVLLALLLDGLVVATGWLALPWTRRRRSAVDDTGEIRA
- a CDS encoding MFS transporter, whose amino-acid sequence is MSALAWSRNEGSPLRTNPTLRALLAVCLFTYVAQNMLNVSIAPLARALALREWVVGLAVSVAALAVTLLSQFWGRRSISWGRRRVLLLALSLALVAGCLFSSAVWLRAAGRLGGLATAVAVVVARGPFFGGAVAAIPPTGQALIAEITPSEAERVRGMSAFSGAVQLSIVVGSVVSSLLGAWSIYAPVHATPLFVVLALLIGLAWIPRDGGRATASNAAASVTAVVEAPPAPCKAPLPPRVSWSDRRVLPWLGAAFGMFFASGVVQIIAGFIVQDRLALSSQQAVPLTAVMLLANAAGAMLSQLVLVPRLAWRPRRLVRVGVLLAFLGLGVLAWAPVLWVMVAATFVVGLGGGMVGPGFTAGGSLAVSAAEQGGVAGVLNATGATTWIFAPVLATALYSWWHLAPFLLALTVLGASVGVAWTSRAFGEGRRPSTSLG
- a CDS encoding DUF2505 domain-containing protein, translating into MQSTQTITYPADADAVIAMLSDPVFQRGRIERFGPENLDCQVASQGEGFAATLSGAVPPSRLPAAASRFVRSAVAFTLTETWSGPAADGTRSGNLTVKVKGAPVKAAGTMRMVPGSGSTTVELKLDLRVTVPLVGKSIEDKAMGQISRVVRDEERRAKEYLEAKA
- a CDS encoding ABC transporter permease, giving the protein MNFVADALTYIIDPAHWHGPLGIGRLLAQHLGYSMLGVLFASLLGVPLGWWVGHSRRGRSLAVATSGAVRALPTLGLVTLLGLLLGIGLTAPLLAFVVLAVPSVLAGAYTGVEAADPVAVDGARASGMSELQVLTRVEVPLGAPLLVGGLRSASLQVIATATLAAYTGAGGLGRLMFLGLNTQNYAMVLASSLLVIGLALLSETCFTLIQRAVTPAGADTRKES
- a CDS encoding thymidylate synthase — protein: MSTQPYPALAGLGLTPPDGVDVAYEELLAEVLTHGTPKGDRTGTGTRSLFARQLRYDLSAGFPRITTKFVAMKAVKGELLWFLQGATNVRWLQERGITIWDEWADAEGELGPVYGAQWRSWPSRDGGTIDQIARLIDTLHSDPDSRRMLVSAWNVSELDRMALAPCHAFFQCYVAQGRLSLQIYQRSADLFLGVPFNLASYALLTHMLAQQAGLEVGELIWTGGDCHIYDNHLEQVREQLSRVPAAYPFPVLRLKQAQSIDRYGMDDIDASEGYQHHPTIKAPVAV
- a CDS encoding ABC transporter ATP-binding protein, translating into MSSSIEFEAVTKQYPGVATPAVSSFSAKLAAGSTTVLLGSSGCGKTTLLRMVNRMVEPTSGRVLVDGQDVLGQNPVSLRRSIGYVLQNAGLLPHRRVLDNITLVPRLNGEDRTTATERAYELMDLLGLDRALAKRYPHELSGGQAQRVGVARALAADPGVLLMDEPFGAVDPLVRRELQAELIRLQAELAKTIIFVTHDVGEALALGDEIILLRKGADVAQRGTGPELLAAPADDFVARFLGLDDADRQLNLLEVAGQRVVADAAGRAIGRVAPAHSSRLPKGIA
- a CDS encoding ABC transporter substrate-binding protein, whose translation is MTVTPKLDALNRSAGIRSQSQPSKQLVLPSRRAVMLGAGALSLGPVLAACSRKDPFAASRSTEGTANGTLTVGSSQYYSNEIIAELFAQMLEGTGFKVDRQFHIGPREVFLPEVEMGKIDVMPEYGGNLLQYYDKSGTATDADSVHKALLGGVLPKDLTVLDAAAATDQDSYTVTRATAEQYGLVSMEDLSKLGRRLKMAANAEFATRPYGPDGLKSVYNVEVEVTPVGDSGGPLTVKALTDGTVDVANIFTASPAIKENDLVVLSDPKALILPEQVTPLVNVSVPLAAVSAIGKVTAQLSTEELQALNTRSTKEQLDAAKIAKDWLTAKHLLA
- a CDS encoding sensor histidine kinase; amino-acid sequence: MPIFLPAAVRGAIDLTDAEMDWLHRLIADWQLISDLSVADLVLWVPSRARRFIAIGHCRPSTGATVHLDDVVGRKLPAARENAVLEALTTGEIQMSAEPFWTGQASVLEEYVPVRMGDEVIAVMTRESSVGVIRAGRLMDESQESLAADLCSMVSQGTFPITGAGTTLRHGTPRVSDGFLRLDAEGRVVTISPNATSCFHRLGVRGDMEGLVLAEAVTTIIPERTQVDETLAVVLMGRQAWLTEVEAGGVFLTVRAVPLMIGQERSGALLLVRDVTELRQREQVLLNKDATIREIHHRVKNNLQTVSALLRMQGRRATNDETREALVEAERRVSTIATVHQALSHNVDEEVDFDEVFGQVLRMAASVATPTGQVSTCIEGSFGTVDADTAQALATVLAELVTNAVEHGFGGRDGKVTVRAQREADGALVVHVVDDGDGVQEGSIMSGLGTQIVKTLVRGELRGTIDWRQAEGGGTDVVIHARLHA
- a CDS encoding WhiB family transcriptional regulator; this encodes MDWRSKAACLNVDPEIFFPIGNTGPAIAQISQAKAVCATCEVAETCLKWALENGQDAGVWGGMSEDERRSLKRRAARARRSS
- a CDS encoding OsmC family protein, encoding MSHAHPQPAAEQTRSNDSRHVAQTVLPANAVWAERSGTRQYLGHNDRGATVRIGMGPGEFSPGELLKLALATCNSLSADHRLARILGADFDANVVCSSIKNDPEERYESFTVEMVTDLSGLDTAQLRQLNAQAEGAIDRNCTVGHTLEKGAPFTFALLDDPDA
- a CDS encoding dihydrofolate reductase codes for the protein MRVGAIWAQDRNGVLGADGGMLWRVPADFRHFKAATLGGGVVMGRTTWESLGGRPLPGRLNLVLSRRENWHPVVVEGTPGGGVAPADAAAPAVPPAVTTQVRMARNLEEALAEAAHDVVAKNLPDPRDGAYRQLPRVWVIGGGSVYEQALGAGLVDDLLVTELDLDIRGATAALDDSLVVRAPQIDASQWCPGPLTDPAETWRPISGAAAWRVKHWLRR